From Bacteroidales bacterium, one genomic window encodes:
- a CDS encoding peptide MFS transporter, protein MFKNHPKGLIAAALANMGERFGFYIMMAILLLFLNNKFGFSGGATGSIIYSVFYALIYILSLVGGLIADKTKKYKSTILAGLLLMTAGYFMLAIPTKTPVDNMPLVLGYTCLGLFAIAFGNGLFKGNLQAVVGQLYDNPQYADKRETGFQIFYMFINLGAMFAPLMAVGLRNWWVQSQGYIFNADLPALCNQYVSGTITPEAQQRFSELAVSVGGSAENLNAFANDYLNVFITGYHYSFGIAIFAMLISLAIFVSNKKKLPDPSIKGQSKQDANVVEMDVKEIRQRIYALFAVFGVVIFFWFSFHQNGQTLTLFANDYTRMININLGFTTLQGAEVFQAFNPIFVVFLTPVVIGFFGWLKAKGLEISTPKKIAIGMGIAALAFTVMIIGSIGLPTSAERQAMGGLPDSERVTPWLLIGTYFILTVAELFISPLGIAFVSKVAPPKYQGIMQGGWLSATALGNQLLFIGVIFYNSIPIWATWLIFVVACLVSMFTMIIMLKWLERVAK, encoded by the coding sequence ATGTTTAAAAATCATCCAAAAGGGCTGATTGCAGCCGCTCTCGCCAATATGGGAGAACGCTTCGGGTTCTACATTATGATGGCTATTCTTTTGTTATTTCTTAATAACAAATTTGGTTTTTCTGGTGGAGCCACAGGTTCTATCATTTATTCTGTCTTCTATGCTTTAATTTACATTTTGTCTTTAGTAGGAGGACTTATAGCTGATAAAACCAAAAAGTACAAATCAACTATTTTAGCAGGTCTTTTGCTTATGACAGCAGGGTATTTTATGCTTGCTATTCCTACTAAAACTCCAGTTGACAACATGCCACTTGTTTTAGGTTACACTTGTCTTGGATTGTTTGCTATTGCTTTTGGAAACGGACTTTTCAAAGGTAATCTTCAAGCTGTTGTTGGTCAATTATATGACAATCCTCAGTATGCAGACAAAAGAGAAACCGGTTTTCAAATATTTTATATGTTCATAAACCTAGGTGCAATGTTTGCTCCTCTTATGGCTGTTGGACTAAGAAACTGGTGGGTACAAAGTCAAGGATATATATTTAATGCTGACCTTCCTGCTTTATGTAATCAATATGTATCTGGTACTATAACCCCAGAAGCACAACAAAGATTTTCAGAACTTGCTGTAAGTGTTGGTGGAAGTGCTGAAAATTTAAACGCATTTGCTAATGATTATCTAAACGTATTTATTACTGGATACCACTACTCATTTGGAATTGCTATATTTGCTATGCTTATTTCTTTGGCTATATTCGTTAGCAATAAGAAAAAATTACCAGATCCTTCTATAAAAGGTCAATCAAAACAAGATGCAAATGTTGTTGAAATGGACGTTAAAGAAATAAGACAACGTATATATGCTCTATTTGCAGTATTTGGCGTTGTTATATTCTTCTGGTTTTCTTTCCATCAAAACGGACAAACTCTCACTCTTTTTGCAAACGATTACACTCGAATGATAAATATTAATTTAGGATTTACAACCCTTCAGGGTGCTGAGGTTTTCCAAGCATTTAATCCTATTTTTGTTGTATTCTTAACTCCTGTTGTAATTGGATTCTTTGGCTGGCTTAAAGCAAAAGGATTAGAAATATCCACTCCTAAAAAAATCGCTATAGGCATGGGTATTGCTGCTCTTGCTTTTACAGTAATGATTATAGGCTCTATCGGATTACCAACATCTGCTGAAAGACAAGCTATGGGCGGACTTCCTGACTCTGAAAGAGTTACTCCTTGGCTACTAATTGGTACCTATTTTATACTAACTGTTGCCGAACTTTTCATTTCTCCACTAGGAATTGCGTTTGTGTCAAAAGTAGCTCCTCCTAAATATCAAGGAATTATGCAAGGCGGTTGGCTTAGCGCTACAGCATTAGGCAATCAACTATTGTTTATTGGAGTAATATTCTACAATAGCATTCCTATTTGGGCTACATGGCTTATTTTTGTTGTGGCATGTTTAGTTTCTATGTTCACAATGATAATAATGCTTAAATGGCTCGAAAGAGTTGCTAAATAA